A genome region from Thermococcus celericrescens includes the following:
- the malP gene encoding maltodextrin phosphorylase: protein MAELDTCTCDTIREKLPHPLKGLADLAYNYWWSWNRRATKLWERIDPELWREHKNPVKLLLDTPEDRFKELLRDDDFMNLYELVMDQFEAYMNPESTWFSTNYPKWDKPIVYLCMEYGISRSLPIYSGGLGILAGDHVKTASDLGLPFIAVGLLYKHGYFRQEIDRDGRQREIFPEYRPDEMPITPVLGSDGKPLLVEVPIGGDIVHARAFEVRVGRVRIYLLDTDVPENSADDRKICDYLYNAEIDKRIKQEILLGIGGMRLLKRLGIEPGVVHLNEGHPAFANLQRMAWYMEEGLTFTEALSIVRGTTVFTTHTPVPAGHDRFPIEEVRKRLARFLEGREELLELGREGNQLNMTLLAIRTSSYVNGVSQLHAEVSKRMWKDLWPDVPIDEIPIEGITNGIHTMTWVHNEMRKLFDRYIGKVWREHTNLEGIWYAVERIPDEELWEAHLEAKRQFLALLRRKIMRRNQRLGTDDPLPSIDENALIIGFARRFATYKRATLLFTDLERLKRILNNPERPVYLVFGGKAHPMDEAGKEFLKRVYEVSQMPEFRGKIFVMENYDMGSARLMVAGVDVWLNNPRRPLEASGTSGMKAGLNGVLNASIYDGWWVEGYNGKNGWVIGEESTEPETDADDVKDAVALYELLEREIIPTYYDNRERWIYMMKESIKGIAPRFSTHRMVKEYMDRFYSRAMSNHIWLTRDGYRGAKDIAAWKDRVTASWDEVRLCDPKVREDGTGLEVEVVLDGLKPEDVRVELYFGVKAEGYNVERAHIIELRHPKKLEGGRWLYTYEGNALRHLGDPCWHYALRVYPHHEKLPHRFLLGLVKWKNLDA, encoded by the coding sequence ATGGCAGAGCTCGATACGTGCACATGTGATACAATCAGGGAGAAGCTTCCCCATCCGCTTAAGGGCCTGGCCGACCTGGCCTACAACTACTGGTGGAGCTGGAACAGGCGTGCCACCAAGCTCTGGGAACGGATAGACCCAGAACTCTGGCGCGAGCACAAGAACCCCGTTAAGCTCCTGCTGGACACACCTGAAGACCGCTTCAAGGAGCTCCTCCGCGACGATGATTTCATGAACCTCTACGAGCTGGTGATGGACCAGTTTGAGGCTTATATGAATCCCGAGAGTACCTGGTTCTCGACCAACTATCCCAAGTGGGACAAACCTATAGTGTACCTCTGCATGGAGTACGGTATAAGCAGGAGCCTGCCCATCTATTCCGGTGGTCTGGGAATTCTCGCTGGCGACCACGTGAAGACCGCGAGCGACCTCGGGCTTCCGTTCATAGCGGTTGGCCTTCTCTACAAGCACGGCTACTTTAGGCAGGAGATAGACAGGGACGGCCGGCAGAGGGAGATATTCCCCGAGTACCGGCCGGATGAGATGCCGATCACGCCAGTTCTCGGTAGCGATGGAAAACCGCTTCTGGTCGAGGTTCCGATTGGGGGTGACATCGTCCATGCTAGGGCCTTTGAGGTGAGGGTCGGCAGGGTCAGGATATACCTTCTCGACACGGATGTGCCCGAGAACAGCGCCGACGACAGAAAGATATGTGACTACCTCTACAACGCCGAGATAGACAAGCGCATAAAGCAGGAGATACTTCTTGGAATCGGTGGGATGAGGCTCCTGAAAAGGCTCGGAATAGAACCCGGTGTCGTTCACCTCAATGAGGGGCACCCGGCCTTTGCGAACCTCCAGAGGATGGCCTGGTACATGGAGGAGGGCCTTACCTTCACAGAGGCGCTCAGCATAGTTAGGGGCACGACGGTTTTCACCACGCACACCCCGGTTCCGGCCGGCCACGACAGGTTTCCGATAGAGGAAGTCAGGAAGAGGCTGGCAAGGTTTCTTGAGGGCAGGGAAGAGCTTCTGGAGCTTGGCAGGGAAGGCAACCAGCTTAACATGACCCTCCTGGCCATAAGGACGTCGAGCTACGTCAACGGCGTGAGCCAGCTTCATGCGGAGGTCAGCAAGCGCATGTGGAAGGACCTCTGGCCGGACGTCCCGATAGACGAGATACCGATAGAGGGCATCACGAACGGAATCCACACCATGACGTGGGTTCACAACGAGATGAGGAAGCTCTTCGACCGCTACATTGGAAAGGTTTGGCGTGAACACACGAACCTGGAGGGAATCTGGTACGCCGTTGAGAGGATCCCTGACGAGGAGCTCTGGGAGGCGCACCTCGAAGCCAAGAGACAGTTCCTCGCCCTTCTGAGGAGGAAGATCATGCGGAGGAACCAGCGCCTCGGTACGGACGACCCTCTCCCGAGCATCGACGAGAACGCTCTCATAATTGGCTTCGCCAGGCGCTTTGCAACCTACAAGCGGGCGACGCTCCTGTTCACGGACCTTGAGCGGCTGAAGAGGATCCTCAACAACCCCGAGCGGCCGGTGTACCTGGTCTTCGGTGGAAAGGCCCACCCGATGGATGAGGCCGGGAAGGAATTCCTTAAGCGCGTTTACGAGGTCAGCCAGATGCCCGAGTTCCGGGGCAAGATATTCGTGATGGAGAACTACGATATGGGTAGCGCCAGGCTCATGGTTGCGGGCGTCGATGTCTGGCTCAACAACCCGCGCAGACCGCTGGAGGCGAGCGGAACGAGCGGCATGAAAGCTGGATTAAACGGCGTCCTCAACGCGAGCATCTACGACGGCTGGTGGGTCGAGGGCTACAACGGAAAGAACGGCTGGGTGATCGGCGAGGAGAGCACGGAGCCGGAGACGGATGCCGACGACGTCAAGGATGCCGTGGCCCTCTACGAACTCCTTGAGAGGGAGATAATCCCGACCTACTACGACAACCGCGAGCGCTGGATTTACATGATGAAGGAGAGCATTAAGGGCATCGCCCCGCGCTTCAGCACCCACCGCATGGTCAAGGAGTACATGGACAGGTTCTACTCGAGGGCCATGAGCAACCACATCTGGCTCACCCGCGACGGATACCGCGGTGCGAAGGACATTGCCGCGTGGAAGGACCGCGTCACCGCCTCGTGGGACGAAGTGCGGCTCTGTGATCCGAAGGTTCGCGAAGACGGAACCGGTCTGGAGGTGGAGGTTGTCCTGGACGGACTGAAGCCCGAAGACGTTCGCGTGGAGCTCTACTTTGGGGTTAAGGCGGAGGGCTACAACGTCGAAAGGGCCCACATAATAGAGCTCAGGCATCCGAAGAAGCTCGAAGGCGGCAGGTGGCTCTACACCTACGAGGGCAACGCTCTCAGACATCTGGGCGACCCCTGCTGGCACTACGCACTCCGCGTTTATCCGCACCACGAGAAGCTGCCCCACAGGTTCCTCCTCGGTCTGGTGAAGTGGAAGAACCTCGACGCTTGA
- a CDS encoding sodium-dependent transporter: MDEVKKWTLYLTFLVAGFATGIGSIGLFPQFWLQYGITGMAVYIVFLAVFTYIAILEAETVMKSGYYFVELYNKVSKRPAMVLSIFVVVAIFLSYYAANTMLTVLSPVLGTGTVARLIAKVLMFTMVFLILTRAKEKTFSIMAFGSIIFVVAVTVTAVAFKVQIPENAAFLGLAKHMIVARHELSLALIKAAAERALYGVGLGMAFYLMLGSFINERFNAKVIIGTGIFIQLLIGVLSTVTVVYAIAPTTPERLLQYVYGGEEGAIQMMADLPTILADYPMLLALIGLSTFFAGVTSLLPTAEVGLQIIESMMDTGRNRAATYLIGTSLLIGIFDSQPSIANMVLKAVVVATFFTAIYELYPVVSSGKKLSMAAMAVVAVGSLVFVVGGLYAFFGVFRAGGLYVVSGVLAAIVLLFGLFGDRLVAQKTAV; the protein is encoded by the coding sequence ATGGATGAGGTGAAGAAGTGGACTCTGTACCTTACGTTCCTGGTTGCGGGATTCGCCACGGGCATCGGTAGCATAGGCCTGTTCCCCCAGTTCTGGCTCCAGTACGGCATTACAGGAATGGCTGTGTACATTGTCTTCCTTGCAGTGTTTACGTACATCGCCATACTTGAGGCAGAGACTGTCATGAAGTCTGGCTACTACTTCGTCGAGCTTTACAACAAGGTTTCCAAGCGGCCGGCGATGGTGCTGTCCATCTTCGTCGTTGTGGCAATTTTCCTCTCGTACTACGCGGCCAACACCATGCTGACGGTGCTCTCGCCCGTCCTCGGCACGGGAACCGTTGCCAGGCTGATAGCGAAGGTGCTGATGTTCACCATGGTCTTTTTGATACTCACCAGAGCTAAGGAGAAGACGTTCTCCATCATGGCCTTTGGTTCGATAATCTTCGTCGTCGCGGTGACCGTGACCGCCGTTGCCTTCAAGGTTCAGATACCTGAGAACGCGGCGTTTCTGGGGCTGGCCAAGCATATGATAGTTGCCAGACACGAATTGAGCCTTGCCCTGATAAAGGCTGCCGCCGAAAGGGCCCTCTACGGTGTCGGCCTGGGAATGGCTTTCTACCTCATGCTCGGCAGCTTCATAAACGAGCGCTTCAACGCCAAGGTCATCATCGGGACAGGCATATTCATCCAGCTCCTCATAGGCGTCCTCTCCACGGTAACCGTGGTTTACGCCATTGCCCCCACAACGCCGGAAAGACTCCTTCAGTACGTCTACGGTGGGGAAGAGGGCGCCATTCAGATGATGGCCGACCTTCCCACGATACTCGCGGATTATCCCATGCTCCTGGCGTTAATAGGCCTTTCTACGTTCTTCGCCGGTGTGACCAGCCTGCTCCCAACCGCGGAGGTTGGCCTTCAGATCATCGAATCGATGATGGATACCGGAAGAAACCGGGCCGCGACGTACCTGATAGGGACCTCCCTCCTGATAGGCATCTTTGACTCCCAGCCCTCGATAGCCAACATGGTCCTCAAGGCGGTTGTCGTTGCCACGTTCTTCACGGCAATATACGAGCTCTACCCGGTGGTTTCGTCCGGAAAGAAGCTCTCAATGGCCGCTATGGCAGTGGTTGCAGTAGGCTCTCTCGTGTTCGTGGTTGGGGGTCTCTACGCCTTCTTCGGCGTGTTCAGGGCCGGCGGGCTCTACGTAGTCTCGGGTGTCCTGGCGGCCATCGTGTTGCTCTTCGGCCTCTTTGGCGACAGGCTGGTCGCCCAGAAAACGGCCGTATGA
- a CDS encoding glutamate--tRNA ligase gives MNVEELILKYALINAYTHKGRANPKAVIGKVLGENPELRPKAKEVIPLVNEIVEKVNGMSIEEQGAKLREIYPEFFEAKKEKKEEKKGLPPLPKAEKGKVVTRFAPNPDGAFHLGNARAAILSHEYARLYGGRFILRFDDTDPKVKRPEPKFYEWIKEDLEWLGFKVDEVHIASDRLEIYYRYAEELIKGGKAYVCTCPPEKFRELRDKGIACPHREEPVEVQLERWRKMLNGEYREGEAVVRIKTDLKHPNPAVRDWPALRIIDNADHPRVGDKYRVWPLYNFASAIDDHELGVTHIFRGQEHAENETRQRYLYDYFGWEYPQTVHHGRLSIEGVILSKSKTRKGIEEGKYLGWDDPRLGTIRALRRRGIRPEAIRELIIDVGLKRSDTTISWDNLAAINRRIIEPVANRYFFVADPIPMWIEGAEEFTAEVPLHPDHPERGVRRLKFVPGKPVYVSKDDMELFKPGNFVRLKDLFNVEIVEVSEEGIKARFHSVDYEVARENRWRMVHWVTEGKPCEVLVPEGDELVVRKGLLESDAEVSVDDVVQFERFGFVRIDEVTPEKVVAIFAHR, from the coding sequence ATGAACGTGGAGGAGCTCATACTGAAGTACGCGCTCATCAACGCTTACACCCACAAGGGGAGGGCAAACCCAAAGGCGGTTATAGGAAAGGTTCTCGGCGAGAACCCGGAGCTGAGACCGAAGGCCAAGGAAGTGATTCCCCTGGTGAACGAAATCGTGGAAAAGGTCAACGGCATGAGCATCGAGGAGCAGGGGGCCAAGCTCAGGGAGATTTATCCCGAGTTCTTTGAAGCAAAGAAGGAGAAAAAGGAGGAGAAAAAAGGCCTCCCGCCCCTGCCGAAGGCCGAGAAGGGGAAGGTCGTCACGCGCTTCGCCCCCAATCCGGACGGCGCGTTCCACCTCGGAAACGCGAGGGCCGCTATTCTGAGCCACGAGTACGCGAGGCTCTACGGCGGCAGGTTCATACTCCGCTTCGACGACACCGACCCGAAGGTCAAGAGGCCCGAGCCCAAGTTCTACGAGTGGATCAAGGAGGACCTCGAGTGGCTCGGCTTCAAGGTCGATGAGGTTCACATAGCCAGCGACAGGCTGGAGATATACTACAGGTACGCGGAGGAGCTCATAAAGGGCGGAAAGGCCTACGTCTGCACCTGCCCACCGGAGAAGTTCCGCGAGCTTAGGGACAAGGGCATCGCCTGCCCGCACAGGGAGGAGCCGGTTGAGGTTCAGCTGGAGCGCTGGAGGAAGATGCTGAACGGAGAGTACAGAGAGGGAGAGGCCGTCGTCAGGATAAAGACTGACCTCAAGCATCCCAATCCTGCCGTCCGCGACTGGCCGGCGCTGAGGATAATCGACAACGCGGACCACCCGCGCGTTGGCGACAAGTACCGCGTCTGGCCGCTCTACAACTTCGCCTCGGCCATAGACGACCACGAGCTCGGCGTCACCCACATCTTCCGCGGACAGGAGCACGCGGAGAACGAAACGAGACAGCGCTACCTCTACGACTACTTCGGCTGGGAATACCCTCAGACGGTTCACCACGGAAGGCTCAGCATTGAGGGGGTCATCCTCAGCAAGTCCAAAACCAGAAAGGGAATAGAGGAGGGCAAGTACCTCGGCTGGGACGACCCCAGGCTTGGCACCATAAGGGCCCTCAGGAGGCGCGGCATAAGACCCGAGGCAATAAGGGAGCTCATCATCGACGTCGGCCTCAAGAGAAGCGACACCACGATAAGCTGGGACAACCTGGCGGCGATAAACCGGAGGATAATCGAGCCTGTGGCCAACAGGTACTTCTTCGTCGCCGATCCCATTCCGATGTGGATAGAGGGGGCCGAGGAGTTCACGGCGGAGGTACCGCTCCACCCGGACCACCCGGAGCGCGGTGTCAGGAGGCTCAAGTTCGTGCCTGGAAAGCCTGTCTACGTCTCGAAGGATGACATGGAGCTGTTCAAGCCAGGCAACTTCGTCCGCCTTAAGGACCTCTTCAACGTCGAGATAGTTGAGGTCTCAGAGGAGGGCATAAAAGCGAGGTTCCACAGCGTTGACTACGAAGTTGCCAGGGAGAACCGCTGGAGGATGGTGCACTGGGTCACAGAGGGGAAGCCCTGTGAGGTTCTTGTCCCCGAGGGGGACGAACTCGTTGTGAGGAAGGGCCTCCTGGAGAGTGATGCCGAGGTCAGCGTGGACGATGTTGTTCAGTTCGAGCGCTTTGGATTCGTCAGAATAGACGAGGTAACGCCCGAGAAGGTCGTGGCGATATTCGCCCACAGGTAA
- the dnaG gene encoding DNA primase DnaG produces MKRKKTVLHHILAEKQKFEKRKEGDGMSAKDEFGTTKYVIYAEFEASGIVERPDVVGAIFGQTEGLLGDDLDLRELQKTGRIGRIRVEVHTKAGKTYGTITVPSSLDRVETAILAAALETIDRVGPAEANIKVLRIEDVRATKRKYIIERAKEILEGLMEQEIPETQELTEEVKKAVRAKELIEYGPEKLPAGPHVPFSDSIIVVEGRADVLNLLKHGIKNAIAVEGTSVPETITKLSKERIVTAFTDGDRGGELILKELLQVADVDYVARAPEGKEVEELTKKEIVKSLRSKVPAEQVITEIFYKGRNFYDVIKEKEKAKAREERKEERKPAAHAPSQVQRGPVERKPEKPERPEPKREERIIKPIQQPKPSELDEFGELIEKVKASKESMALLLDKDKNVLAEIPVREMTGRLKERKDVYAVVFNGVITQRLIDTVSESGVKYLVGARKYNVVRRPINLKIVTFAE; encoded by the coding sequence GAGTTTGAAGCAAGCGGAATTGTTGAAAGGCCGGACGTTGTTGGTGCTATTTTTGGACAGACTGAGGGTCTTCTCGGTGACGATCTTGACCTCAGGGAGCTTCAGAAGACCGGAAGGATTGGAAGGATAAGGGTTGAAGTTCACACAAAGGCCGGAAAAACCTACGGAACGATAACCGTACCTTCGAGCCTCGACAGGGTTGAGACCGCGATTCTGGCGGCCGCCCTCGAGACCATTGACCGCGTTGGCCCGGCGGAGGCCAACATAAAGGTCCTCCGCATCGAGGACGTTCGTGCCACCAAGAGGAAGTACATCATAGAGAGGGCCAAGGAGATACTCGAGGGACTTATGGAACAGGAGATCCCCGAGACCCAGGAGCTGACCGAGGAGGTCAAGAAGGCCGTCCGCGCCAAGGAGCTCATCGAGTACGGCCCCGAGAAGCTCCCAGCTGGACCGCACGTTCCGTTCTCAGACTCAATTATCGTCGTTGAGGGAAGGGCCGACGTCCTCAACCTGCTCAAGCACGGTATAAAGAACGCCATAGCCGTGGAGGGCACTTCGGTTCCCGAGACGATAACCAAGCTCAGCAAGGAGCGCATTGTTACCGCCTTCACCGACGGCGACCGCGGCGGCGAGCTCATCCTCAAGGAGCTCCTCCAGGTTGCCGATGTGGACTACGTGGCCCGCGCGCCGGAGGGCAAGGAAGTTGAAGAGCTCACCAAGAAGGAGATAGTCAAGTCCCTCAGGAGCAAGGTCCCGGCGGAGCAGGTCATAACCGAGATATTCTACAAGGGCAGGAACTTCTACGACGTCATCAAGGAAAAGGAGAAGGCAAAGGCAAGGGAAGAGAGGAAGGAGGAGCGGAAACCCGCTGCCCACGCCCCCAGCCAGGTGCAGAGGGGCCCGGTGGAGAGGAAGCCGGAAAAGCCCGAGAGGCCCGAGCCCAAGAGGGAGGAGAGGATAATAAAACCCATCCAGCAGCCGAAGCCAAGCGAGCTCGATGAGTTCGGCGAGCTCATAGAGAAGGTCAAGGCCTCCAAGGAGTCGATGGCGCTCCTCCTCGACAAGGACAAAAACGTCCTCGCGGAGATACCCGTTAGGGAGATGACCGGGCGGCTCAAGGAGCGCAAGGACGTCTACGCCGTCGTCTTCAACGGCGTCATAACCCAGAGGCTCATCGACACGGTGAGCGAGAGCGGCGTCAAGTACCTCGTCGGCGCGAGGAAGTACAACGTCGTCAGGCGCCCGATAAACCTCAAGATAGTCACCTTCGCGGAGTGA